The Salegentibacter sp. Hel_I_6 region CACATCGGGATCGTTAAGTCCTACAAAACCAATTCTAACACCTTCGATTTCTTTTATCCAATAAGGAGGAAAGAGATCCTCCCCAGTTTCCTCGTGATGCATGTTATGTGCGATAACTTTTGTATTATAGTTTTTCATTACATCCAGCATCACTTCTTTGCCATAGACCACCTCCCAGTTACCGGGAATAATTACATCATAGCCCATATTTTTAATAATATCGGGGATTACTTTACCTTCTGATAAAGCCGCATAACCACTTCCCTGAATAAGGTCTCCCCCATCCACGATAAGTGTTTTACCCGGATTCATTTTACGTTCCCTTTCAAAAAGAGTCTTTATATTGGCCAGGCCACCTCTATTCTTAAAAACAATTTCTTCATTTTCCCAGAACAATTCTGGATGAGTATCCAATTGCCCATGTATATCGGCTGTTTGTAACACCGTAATACTTAAGGTGTCCTTGACCGTTTGATTACTGCTTTTGTGGGTTTTCTCGGTTTTAAAGGATATGATAATAATAAAGGTTCCTATTAAACCAAAAGTGATCAGTAATTTACTTCTGAATTTTTTCATACTTACAGACTTAAACTTTTATATCCTTTTTTTTGAAGTTGGAAATTGTACAGGATTCCGTTCTCCACAATTTTCATCTCCTTGGGGACTTCCTCTTTATTCACCTTGAACTTATTCAACGAAAAGCCGCAGGCTACAAGTTCAACCCCCAGGTTTTCAGCTCTGGCTATAAATTCTTCCATTTGGGCAGGGTCGGTTATATCACCTATTTCTTTTCCACAGATGATCACTTCAAATTTCCCAAAATGTTCTCCATCTTCTTTTTTCAAATTTTCAGCCGTAATAAGTATGGGCTGTAACTGTGGAACTTTTTTGGTGAGTACCACATAGTTATGTTTCATGTCCTGCTGTGCATTTACCTCAGTTCCTGCAAATAATGTAAGCATCAGTAAGATGCTGCTAAAAAATATCGTTTTCATTTTATTTCGTTTTAAAAAGTTTATCAGTATCATTTATTATAAAAAACAGAAGGCCACCCAGTATTGCTATGTTTTTAAAAAGAGGCCCCAGTGTGTTTATTTGTCCTACCTGTACCGATAGGGTTATGGGTAGTAATACAAGTATTAATACGATTGCCGCCCATCGGGTCTTATATCCAATAAGGAATAAAAAACCTGCTG contains the following coding sequences:
- a CDS encoding sulfur reduction protein DsrE → MKTIFFSSILLMLTLFAGTEVNAQQDMKHNYVVLTKKVPQLQPILITAENLKKEDGEHFGKFEVIICGKEIGDITDPAQMEEFIARAENLGVELVACGFSLNKFKVNKEEVPKEMKIVENGILYNFQLQKKGYKSLSL